The DNA region cttggaccatactagaaaatatttgtttattagttagTACATTTTCATGTAAAGTGTACCTTTAAAAGAATGTAGATTAGTAGATGGCTCGATAACTCATCAACCATGAAAATGTTTCActtttatttattgtttgtttgtttgtttatttatttgttgtttgttcATTTTGCTATAAATTGTGCAATTTGTTTCCCTTACAGTTGAGCATTGAGAAGGCCCAAGCCATAGCTGAGCAGGTGGAGCTGAAAGCGAAGGTGGTGCAGACGGAGGTGAAGACCATTACTCTGCGCCACAAGAAGGCCTTggaggagagggagtgtgagCTCCTCTGGAAggtaagcagagcagagcatgttTGGAAATGTAGCTCCACGCTCCACGTATAGGTTTGGAAATGTAGCTCCACGCTCCACGTATAGCTTTGGAAATGTAGCTCCACGTATAGGTTTGGAAATGTAGCTCCACGTATAGGTTTGGAAGTGTAGCTCCACGTATAGGTTTGGAAATGTAGCTCCACGTATAGGTTTGGAAATGTAGCTCCACGTATAGCTTTGGAAATGTAGCTCCACGTATAGCTTTGGAAATGTAGCTCCACGTATACGTTTGCGCGTGTGGAGAGAGTCATTTCATGAACAATATGAAATCAATCAAGTATTACATTTTCCACTTATCATGGGCATTACTTCAACAACATGCACACCTGTTCATACTTTGAAGAGGTGCTAGTGCTCTCTGAAAGTAAGCAGATATACAAAAACACTTGTGTGTAGGTATcagtatagtaaaaaaaaaaaagaaaatgacattCACTCATGATACAGAAAGAAGCCCTGAGGGAAATAATGGGtgattgtttcttttttcttctttacagCAATCTATGCAGGCCTATGCTGTTTCTCAGTAACAATGAATACAGGACGTATCGGTTAACACTGACCTCTGTGCTGATGTTTGTGCGAGCATTATACCATAAACATATTGTATGACAGGGTTTTCACAATGCCATACTCTGTGGATTGGAGACACAAAACCCTTTGAAAACAAACCGAAATCCACCGTGCCCTTTTGTGCAGTTTTCCTTTATGCAAACCAAACTTGACACAGCAAAAGTGGGGACTTTTTCACCCAACTGTTGAGAGCGGCCACGAAGCATTTTGCTGCCAaattattttaaagggacactgtgtgagatttttagttgtttatttccagaatccatgctgttttactttcatgtaaagatcaaatttggcaatagccagcccaatttcaataagcagcatagttacagtaccttttgtgaccatttcctgcacagtgtccctttaatgtagttCATTTTTAGTAGTTTTAGTAGTATTTTCGAAATCTACACTGCCTGTTCACAAATGTGTTATTCACTGGTCTAGCACTAAACAGAGTAGGTTTTGCAGTCAGAGAAGTACAGTTTATGACtaataattcaaaatggctgaaatcAACAAACAAAATTGGGAGTGCAAGGCAGATAATGATAGTGGACAAGAGTGTTTCAAGATTTTGATGATAAAATTCTTTAAAATGAGTCGTTTTAATTtgctctttgttttttgtttttgttttttcaggtTGAGAAGATCCGTCAGGTGAAGGCCAAGTCCCTGTACCTCCAGGTGGAGAAGCTCCACCAGAACCTGACCAAGCTGGACACCACCATCGCCACAGTGCAGCAGGTGCTGGAGGAGGGTGGGAGCCTGGACGTGCTGCTGGCCCGCGAGCACATGCTGGCCCAGATCGAGGAGCTAAAGGCCCTGCGCTGCCTGCTGCAGCCGCAGGAGGACGACCGCATTGTCTTCACCCCGCCCGACCAGGCGCTCTTCATAGCCATCAAGTCCATGGGCCTGATCAGCAGCGGCGCCTACGCGTCTGCCTCCAAAGCCCACGGCGAGGGCCTGAAGCGGGGCCTGCAGGGCAAGGTAGCCTCCTTTACCGTGGTGGGCTACGACCATGATGGCGAGCCCCGGCTGTCTGGCGGAGACGGTGTGTCGGCCGTGCTGATGGGTCCTGACAGGGCCCTGTCCAGCGCCGACGTGTCCGACCATCAGGACGGCACCTATACGGTGAGCTACCTGTCCAAGAGCGAGGGCGAGCACCTGCTGTCCGTGCTCATCTGCAATCAGCACATTGAGGGCAGCCCTTTCAAGGTGCTGGTGAAGTCGGGCCGCAGCTATGGCGGGGTGGGGCTGCCCATGGCCTCGTTCGGGAGCGAGGGGGACGGCGAGGGGCAACTCTGCCGCCCCTGGGGCGTCTGCGTCGACAAGGAAGGATTTGTGGTGGTGGCGGACCGGAGCAACAATCGCGTGCAAATCTTCAAGCCCTGTGGCGCCTTCCACCACAAATTCGGCACGCTAGGCTCGCGCCCTGGCCAGTTTGACCGGCCTGCGGGCGTGGCCTGCGACAGCCAGCGGAGAATCATTGTGGCGGACAAGGACAATCACCGCATCCAGATCTTCACCTTCGAGGGCCAGTTCCTCCTCAAGTTTGGCGAGAAGGGCACAAAGAATGGGCAGTTTAACTACCCCTGGGACGTCGCCGTGAACACGGAGGGAAAGATCCTGGTGTCCGACACGCGCAACCACCGCGTGCAGCTCTTCGGGCCCGACGGCACGTTCCTCAACAAGTATGGCTTCGAGGGAGCGCTGTGGAAGCATTTCGACTCACCGCGTGGCGTGGCCTTCAACCAGGAAGGGCACCTGGTGGTCACAGACTTCAACAATCACCGACTGCTCGTCATCCGGCCGGACTGCCAGTCCGCTCGCTTCTTGGGCTCGGAGGGGACGGGCAACGGGCAGTTCCTGCGCCCGCAGGGGGTGGCGGTGGACCAAGAGGACCGCATCATCGTCGCCGACTCCCGCAACCATCGCATTCAGGTGTTCGAGCCCAACGGCAATTTCTTATGCAAGTTCGGCACTCAGGGCAGTGGCTTTGGGCAGATGGATCGCCCATCGGGTATAGCCGTTACCCCTGACGGAATGATTGTCGCCGTGGACTTTGGTAACAACCGAATCCTCATGTTCTAAGCAATGCTTGCTTTTTGCTCGGTGTGGCAAAAGGAAGCATCGTGAAGAAGCGGAGAAAAGAAGATTTTCGGTACACACACATCAGGAGCAAAAAAGTGGAGAAAATACTAACAGAGTTAAATCTCATTGTCTAAAACACTTTAAATCAAAATGCCTTTTGTATTAGTTAATCAGAGCATATTGAAGCCGTCTGCTCAGTGCTGACCAACAGATCTGTTCTGTGGTCTAAGAAGCAGCCCTTCCACTTTCCAAGGGGCTAGGACTGCTGAAATAGGATACCCTTTTTGCTCTCGATGTGTGTTTcaaatctctttttttgttcagatttTTCTCAGGGAATTTCTTTCATTCTTGAAATATTTTACTCTCTGCATCATTACCTACCTCATCTGGCTTATGTATGAATGTACTCGCATTGTTTTGTGTGCAGAGACTTAGTCCATGaagttttatataaaaaaacatctaCCTCAGTGCTTTTTAGCAAGAGAAAAACTACAAAAATGAAGCAATGTTTGATTTGTATTTGCACAGCTCGCACAAAATTTCCCAGTTGTTACTGTGCACATAAAGCAATGAAAATAACCCTGAatgattctaaaaaaaaaaaaacaatgtttcaaATTTACCAGTTTGTGGCATGTTTTAGCCAAAGCATGCAGCCATATTCAGAGAAATCtactgtgttttgttgttgtttgtagtTCTATATACACGTCATCTGCCTCATACCTCTGTTTTAAACTTTTTACCTCAACTACACAATACCTCCAATGGGTCCAGCTGCCTCTGCAAGCATTTTCcgtttcatttttgttttatatatatatatatatgggggcTCAGTCACACTTACTTGACTGACTAAACATAGTTAAGAACATTTATCTTGCATTATCCCCTAATGTCGCATATTAAAATGAAAAATCACAGATCCAGTTGTATGGCAAGAATATTGCaagaaaccaaaaaaaaaaaattctccagAAGAGATTTGCTTTAATGAAAAATATTATTGTCTAGGTCCTGGTGGCTCTTTAGGGGGAAATTAAAGGAGGGGCATAATATTTTCTATGAATATAACTAACCTCTATttgatttgtttgtcttgcaaagTTAGTATTTGAAAAATGAATTACTATGGCTGCACAACTTTAAGGTGAAAGAATGATATAATAGCAAGGTGTTTGTTTGAAATGGGCACAACTGTGCTGGGGGGAAATGTTGAATTTGTATCCAAATGTTGTTTGAATTTCTTAGTTTGATAGCCATAATTTAGTTTGTGGACTTAAGTGTGGGGGTTCTGGCCTGGACTCCACTtaggcttttcaagcctttgttGCGAGGGCTCGGCTTTCAGAGAAACTGTTCCACGtgtctttttgttattgttgttggcaAGAAAGTTCTCCAGGGGGCTCTctctggcggtggtggtggtggtggtggtgataggcgCCGTCATTACGTCACGTCAAGGCTTCAGTAGAAACTCAGCCCTCCAACCTCAAAACAATCCTCTGCTACTGAGGTGGTGTGTCACGGAGTAGAGCGTCTCTTGCTGAACCGCTTGCAATGTTATTGCCTTGTTCTCTCCGCTTGTCTTTAATTGAAATTGTTCATTGCCACCTAAAAACATAACATAAACATGTATGGTATCAGTATTTGCAACAGAAAGCACACAAGTTGTTGTTGAGAGCAGACTTTTGATTCTCAgttaggtcatgggatggatacGGTGATGTGATTGTCAGTCTAGGCACTTGGTGTTTAAACTCTCGGCTGCTTCTGGACTTGGGGACGGGGCATGAaccctgaagcacacacacagtacaagtgACACACTTTTCTCCTGGAGCAGCAGAGACCGTTTCCCTTCCAGCCTAACCTGAGAGTTATGGACCTTTAAAGGGTCCGGTGTTGGCGTGTTGTGCTATGATAAGATCATAGACTCATTGGAAACATGCAAAATCTGTACTTTTTTGATTGTATTCGGCAAGCCCCTTTGGCTATCCAAGTTGATATCTGTTAGGTCTGGAGAATTACTAATTCCTAAGCTGAAAAGAAAATGCATCATGTCTGTCATTTTCAAAGATGACTTCCTTCACAATTTAATTTTGTGTACTGTTAATGAACCTCGCGTTACAGTTTTGGAAGGTTATTTTGAGTGGGCATGGCATTCAGGATAATCTGTATATTACTTCAGTTAGGTTAGTTAGAACGTGGGAAGTTAAGACACTGAAAGGGCAGTGAAACGAGCAAAACAAACTCATACCTCATTTTTAAGTATAAAGGTGTCATCAATGTTTTGATGAACAAACCTATGCAGGTTTGTGTGTTCACATTTGTGTTGCGTGTAGACATTTGTCCACATGCCTCCGTTACAGCACAAGGATTACTGGTTAGCTTTACATTGAATGTCTTGCCAAACCCTGTGACCATATATTATTTTAAGCTTGTGCCAAAACTATGGTAAAAGCAAATCATCTTAGTGCAATGATCTTTAAGACAAGCTGTTGAGCTTCAAAACCTTTTCTGGCTATTCTGACTTGTCTCTTCCTTTTTATTTCAGTGACCTCATCATTTTGTGTTTCATTGTCCAGCATTAACATGGGCCTACAAAAGTCCATGTAATATTTACCTCAGTTGAGAGTGAGGTTGTGTCTTAAAGGCTGCCTCTTCTCACACACCTCTTATGTTCTTTCCAAGTTTGTCATTGGAGTTTCACTACAACTTCTAGATATATTTACACTCTGAATATTCTTCAGGTATTATTTCAGCAGATGTTTTAGTAAGTGTTCCTTACTAACATGATGGCTATGTTTTCATGCAtagccaagaaaaaaaaagaagaaacttcTTTCATGTCTTTACCTCTTGTCCTCTTGTGTAACACACTTGCTTTTTAGAGCCATAGCTGGAGATCTCTAGTAGACCACTGAAAAAAAGATACTTAAAGAAAACCAAAAGGAGCTTGAGGATGAAAAGTGTGAATGTGAAGTTGTCTGGGGATTAGAAAGCAGCTATCACCTGGCCAATGGCCTACCTGGGTAGCAAGCGTGTGAGAGTCAGACCTTTTCACCTAGTATTACTTTGCTCCAACACGGAGCACAAGTGCTGCAGAAATCGCCTCCCGTGTGATCCTAAGATCTATACTCTTTAAGAGGAAAAATGAAAAAccctatatttatattttttgcaTGCTTTAAAAGTCCTTGTAGACAAGTGGATTTGAAATAacagttaaagaaaaaaaataactattTGATGACACTTTTATGATGTACCAAAAAAAGTGTGTATGGTAGATTGTGGTGGATGGCTTTGACCTATACGATTGTATTTCTCTTTCACAAATAGCTTTACAGAGCCCAAGAAAGGTACCTCATTGTGTAAGACACTAGTGGCATGGTTTTTGTCCATGATGCCTTACCACACATGCAGTAGTAggcaaataaaacaaataaataaatcaaaactTTTCTTCCCAACTTGATTATCTATAACCTAAAACTGCCAAATAGTCTTCTTTAAATTAATTTCCTGGCTGACATTGTGTAATGTTAAATGTTTGACCTGGAATACCTCTTTACCAAGCTCACCTCTGGTGTGAAACGGCATAGAGGGTGTATCCTCATGCCATGTTTTACACTGAACAATCatcaggatgctgcgtgcagagATGTGGTCTGTGGAGCCGTGTTTAAGTCAATGTCCAGTATGAAAAATGTGAGGGATGACATTCACCGCAGTTCCATGTAAATTGACTTGAATGTGTGTTTCCAAAGATGCACAAAGGCCCCTTTCTGAGCTACTGGTTGCTTGTGAAGTATACAGACCGCTTTTCTCTTAAGACGAGATTGTGTGGGTGACAAGCCTAGTGTCTACAACACTAAGGGGGGGGGGCACCAGCATACATACACCAGCCGCTGACTGTGCATAAGTGTCATGGACGAGGATGTGCAGGCTTTTTGAAAGCATCAGGTTAATTTCAAACCAATTATTTTATCAAAGCGTATGTGTATCAGTCACCTGCATATTCCTGCTAAAGATGTACTGATTGGGTCTCTAgaatttttgcttttttgtttttttttccccctttgtggGCCTCTTTTGGCCATTTCAAGCTTATTTTAGTCCGTTTctgacgaaacacacacacacaaccaacctcaTATGCACACATCTTCTCAGAAGTGCATGGTCCAAGACCCATTTTAATGATTGTATTGTCTTCTGATGTGTACACATGTAAGAAACAACTCAGGTAGCTTTCTAGAGATTAAAaatcccaaactttttttttctcttgacaTTTGATAGTGAATCCGCTAATAGTACTTTTAGttcctgatttgtgtgtgtgtgtgtgtgtgtgtgtgtgtgtgtgtgcatgcgtgtgtgtatgcgtgtgtatgtgtgtgtatgtgtgcaagttcATGTCTTGATccctgttaaaaaaaataaaaaaaatgctgtttgtgtaattttttGCAGGATCCCCTTCGTTTTATTTCCGTTTAAGTTGTTCCGAAAATGTAAAGTGATGCATTTGACCATTTTTGTACAAATTCACCTTTTTTAATCAGCCCCAGAAAAGCCACAGAGAAATGGCTATGGGATATCGCTTCCCTTCCGTTTTCCCCAGATAAAAAACCCCCTCAATTTCTCAGGAAACCAATTGGCACAATTTTTGTTTGCTGTAGCAGCCAATCAACCTGACCAAAGAGAagctatttttttcattttttttgggtTTGCCTTCAGATAAGTGAAAAAACATGCCTTAACGTCATTTGAAACAGTTCTTATATTCTATATTATATACGGCTACAGTCACTCCCTAGAAGCTTTCCCCAATGAAGTCCTTCCATTGAAGTGAGTTGTACATTACACAGGATTCCCACGGCCATTTCCTGTGTGCGATTGTGGTTTTGGCGGCTGTTTTCAGGAATTGGGGTTGGCCTGTAAATGTGTAGAGGGGGGAAAGCTGGAGCTTAGGGCAGGTTCTGTAAGAGTCTTCCCCATCTTCCTTTCTCCCATCTCATCTTTAAGCCCTTTCCCATTCTCTCAACTGGTTGGTGTCATGTCAGTGTTGTctcaaaagaaaaaagagaaatccGACAGAAGAGACTAAAATACTATGTGGCCTGCAGTCTCGGTCTCTTGGTCTTTGTGGACTTTAAACATTTCCTATGCAGTTTTTTTGATTTTATGTACTGTTTACACTTAAATAAAATTGTACTTCTTGGATCCTGAAATATGtgtgacttgttttttttttcccccaaactttTTTGAGTGCGTCTTTAGGTGTAGGTTTCAATGAACGAAGACATTCCTGAAGGAAACGATGACCTTAAGAAACTTGTGTTTCCGCATTCCAGGCGTTGGAATTAGGGGTGGAGGTCAGAGTTTAAGACAGGCCAGCAGTGGTCAACAAGCATGGCCGCCCGTTGGCCATATTGGAAATACAGGAAGCTGTCCTATGGTTACAACAACTAAACCCTGACTGAAGCTAAAGGGAGTGTGGAGAGGTGAAGTTTGCACCCAAGAAAGTACAGACCACAGCAGGGGAACAGGTTCAAGAAAGAATTTCCATTTGTCTATTTGGCAATATAGACAGGAATGGCATGCATTCATTTTCAAATTATATTTTCTATGTTAATATTTCTATGTAACATTGTGCTTGACAATGGTTCTGCATATCCCAAAGGGCCTTGAAGACCCAGTGTCTAGAAAATAAATGCCACACATGGTCTGCTCGAGTCCCAGTGCCAACTAAATTTGGGGCAGCTAGATGAATAGGACATGGTTGGCCACATGCAGTTGCTGGGAGATGACCAATTAGTTTGTAGTGGAGCTACGGGGCTGACAAGTCCACGTGAGTGGCTGAAAGACTAACAATGGAGAGGGTGGTTggcaggggggagaggagagggaggtggaattTCAACATGAGAAAAGAAATGCCTGCCTGGGAAAGGGTGGTAGGACTAGGACCACCTCTGGGGGTGGAGTGGGATAGAGGGGGGTTGGGACCACACATGAACGCTTTGGCCAGGGGGCAGAAAGGAGCAGGCTCCAGCCCCCAATCACTACACACAACACCCCAAcctgccagattggacggtttcccacccaattgggctgcttagggtggccatctgtgggtaaaaacgggtaagaagggcatttgggtggatattttattcaaatttatggccatagaaatcaacagaatttagTTCAAAATTGTGCAGGATTTAGCGCTTCTGGgagagttttgagcatttttttgggctggaaatcatcattctcatctggcaaccctgaccccaGGAGTCCACACCACTGGaggtttatacacacacacacttcatgttaACTGAATTGGCACATAAAACAGTATCAGACATATTTTTAAAGCCACACTAAGTGGTTTTCCTATATGCCTATACTGCAGGTTCGACGTGCAACTGTGTAATAGAGAAGAGAGAACTCGCACATGCTTCACAGATTAGAGCAAGTTCGCAATGAGCATGTGACCGAAGTGACAGTGAGTCTGGAGCCTCATGGAGCCTATTGCTGACCATTtcagcagaaacatgcacaccaGTGGCCTGCAAAGTTCCAGGCCATTAAAAGCTTG from Engraulis encrasicolus isolate BLACKSEA-1 chromosome 5, IST_EnEncr_1.0, whole genome shotgun sequence includes:
- the trim71 gene encoding E3 ubiquitin-protein ligase TRIM71 isoform X2, whose translation is MASFPDSDLQTCPLCKELCGSSAPISSNSSTSSSSSHTSSSSTSSSRRLHVLPCLHAFCRQCLEGQRNSGDPLKLRCPTCDQKVSMSESGVDALPSSNFLFNNLLDVVVASEEQNKSSCRVNPHSSGLLRPHHLTEPQCSSCDEGNPATSHCLDCQEYLCDNCVRAHQRVRLTKDHFIERLLENLHIGGRTNNSNTPVSLSQSFHSTYSFLPVFQERMDFCQQHDNAVLRFFCDSCSVPICRECSAGRHAGHSVTYLQDAVQDCRALTIQLLADAQQGRQAVQLSIEKAQAIAEQVELKAKVVQTEVKTITLRHKKALEERECELLWKVEKIRQVKAKSLYLQVEKLHQNLTKLDTTIATVQQVLEEGGSLDVLLAREHMLAQIEELKALRCLLQPQEDDRIVFTPPDQALFIAIKSMGLISSGAYASASKAHGEGLKRGLQGKVASFTVVGYDHDGEPRLSGGDGVSAVLMGPDRALSSADVSDHQDGTYTVSYLSKSEGEHLLSVLICNQHIEGSPFKVLVKSGRSYGGVGLPMASFGSEGDGEGQLCRPWGVCVDKEGFVVVADRSNNRVQIFKPCGAFHHKFGTLGSRPGQFDRPAGVACDSQRRIIVADKDNHRIQIFTFEGQFLLKFGEKGTKNGQFNYPWDVAVNTEGKILVSDTRNHRVQLFGPDGTFLNKYGFEGALWKHFDSPRGVAFNQEGHLVVTDFNNHRLLVIRPDCQSARFLGSEGTGNGQFLRPQGVAVDQEDRIIVADSRNHRIQVFEPNGNFLCKFGTQGSGFGQMDRPSGIAVTPDGMIVAVDFGNNRILMF
- the trim71 gene encoding E3 ubiquitin-protein ligase TRIM71 isoform X1, producing the protein MSDEGIATISSIVRLPWHNSRDSDLQTCPLCKELCGSSAPISSNSSTSSSSSHTSSSSTSSSRRLHVLPCLHAFCRQCLEGQRNSGDPLKLRCPTCDQKVSMSESGVDALPSSNFLFNNLLDVVVASEEQNKSSCRVNPHSSGLLRPHHLTEPQCSSCDEGNPATSHCLDCQEYLCDNCVRAHQRVRLTKDHFIERLLENLHIGGRTNNSNTPVSLSQSFHSTYSFLPVFQERMDFCQQHDNAVLRFFCDSCSVPICRECSAGRHAGHSVTYLQDAVQDCRALTIQLLADAQQGRQAVQLSIEKAQAIAEQVELKAKVVQTEVKTITLRHKKALEERECELLWKVEKIRQVKAKSLYLQVEKLHQNLTKLDTTIATVQQVLEEGGSLDVLLAREHMLAQIEELKALRCLLQPQEDDRIVFTPPDQALFIAIKSMGLISSGAYASASKAHGEGLKRGLQGKVASFTVVGYDHDGEPRLSGGDGVSAVLMGPDRALSSADVSDHQDGTYTVSYLSKSEGEHLLSVLICNQHIEGSPFKVLVKSGRSYGGVGLPMASFGSEGDGEGQLCRPWGVCVDKEGFVVVADRSNNRVQIFKPCGAFHHKFGTLGSRPGQFDRPAGVACDSQRRIIVADKDNHRIQIFTFEGQFLLKFGEKGTKNGQFNYPWDVAVNTEGKILVSDTRNHRVQLFGPDGTFLNKYGFEGALWKHFDSPRGVAFNQEGHLVVTDFNNHRLLVIRPDCQSARFLGSEGTGNGQFLRPQGVAVDQEDRIIVADSRNHRIQVFEPNGNFLCKFGTQGSGFGQMDRPSGIAVTPDGMIVAVDFGNNRILMF